The Chitinibacter bivalviorum genomic interval CACCCTTATCAGGGGTGATGGTGCCTTTGGAAAAAGTGCCTGATCCTGTTTTTGCCCAAAAAATGGTTGGCGATGGGATCTCGATTGATCCAACCAGCAATGTTTTGCTGGCACCATTAACAGGTAAAGTAACTCAGCTGCACTCGGCAAAACACGCGGTTACGATTACTGCACCCTGCGGGATCGAAGTATTAATGCACATCGGTCTGGATACGGTGATGCTGAAAGGGCATGGTTTTACGGCCAAAGTAAAAGAGGGTGACATCGTGGATGTCGGCCAGCCCTTGATTGAATTTGATATGGATTTGGTTGCTCGCAAGGCAGTTTCTTTGCTCACGCAAATTGTTATCACCAACAGTGATCAAGTTAGCCAATTTACGCCAGCCACCGGTTTGGTGCAGGCGGGAAAAAACACTGCGCTGACTTTGCAATTAGCGGCGGGTGCCGCAGCGGCCACGGCCACAACTGGCCCGTCGGGCGAAGCTTATTCTGACCCCATCAAAGTACCAAACCACACAGGTTTGCATGCTCGTCCTTCAGCGGTGTTGGTCAACGCTGCAAAAACTTATCAATCAGATATTAAATTGGTCCGTGCTGGTAGTGAGGCCAATGCCAAATCCGTGGTAGCCATCATGGGCTTGGAAGTACAACACGGTGACGAAATTCGCGTCCGTGCTGCTGGCCCAGATGCGGCGGCGGCTGTGAAAGCATTGTCAGAATTAATTCAAACAGGTTGCGGTGAAGACATTGGTGGCCCAGTGCCCAAAAATAAACCTGCACCGTTGAATATTAAAACGGCAAAACCACAGCCAAAATCGACAGATCCTAATGTATTGAGCGGTGTGTCAGCTTCACCGGGTTTGGCGGTCGGTAATGTGTTTCATGTGAAACAAGAAGAAATATCTGTCGTTGAAAAAGGTGAAGATCAGCACGTTGAAAAACGTCGCCTCGATAAAGCGTTGAAAGACGCTCACCTGCAATTGGAAAGCCTAAAAGCTGAAATCTCTGATGCCAGCAAAGCCGAGATTTTTGCGGCTCACCAAGAATTGCTGGAAGACCCAGACTTGCTGGCGATTGCGATTGCCAATATCGGCAAGGACAAGAGCGCTGCCTTTGCGTGGAAAGTGGCATTCAATACCTATGCAGACAAATTGGCCGGCTTGAAAAATGAAGTCTTGGCGGGTCGCGCGAATGACATCCGTGACGTGGGTCGTCGTGTGCTGCGTTTAATAGCAGGGATCGAAGAAGCGGCAATGGTGGTGCCAGAAAACGCCATCTTGATCGCCGAAGAACTCACGCCATCTGATACGGCGAGTATGGATCGCACCAAAGTATTGGGTTTCTGCACCACCGGTGGTGGTGCAACCAGCCACGTCGCTATTTTGGCACGCTCACTTAATATCCCTGCAATCTGCGGTATTGACGAAGATGTCATGCAATTGGCCAATGGCACGCCTGTGATCTTGGATGGTACACGCGGCACATTGCGCAAAAACCCATCGACCGCTGAAGTGGCTGCGATTCGCGAAAAACAAGCGACGCAAGCGACCAAGCGTGCGGCCGAAATGGCGGCAGCGTTTGAGCCTGCGGTGACCAAAGATGGTACGCATGTGGAAGTCGTTGCCAATATCGGTGGTTTGGACGACGCAGTTGAAGGGGTGAAATTGGGCAGTGAAGGTGTGGGTCTGCTGCGCAGTGAGTTCCTGTACCTAGAGCGTACCGACGCGCCAACGGAAGAAGAACAAAGCCAGATTTATATCGACATCGCTAAAGCCTTGGGCAATGACAAAACGTTTGTCGTACGTACCCTCGATGTGGGCGGTGATAAACCATTGGCTTACTTGCCAATGCCAGTCGAAGAAAATCCATTCCTCGGTATCCGTGGTGTGCGTTTGTGCTTGGCTGAGCCAGAAATTCTGCATACCCAAGTTCGTGCGGTATTGCGTTCAGCACCGTATTCAAAATTGGCCATCATGTTCCCCATGATTACCAGCTTGGAAGAAGTGCGGGAAGTAAAACGCGTGGTCGCCGAAGAAAAAGCGGCGTTGGGTATTACGCAAGACGTGCAAGTCGGCATTATGGTTGAAGTGCCTGCCACTGCCGTGATGGCCGAGCAATTTGCGCGCGAAGTCGATTTCTTCTCGATCGGTACCAACGATTTAACGCAATACACTTTGGCGATGGATCGCGGTCACCCGAAACTGGCTAAGCAAGCCGACGTGATGCATCCAGGCGTATTGAATCTGATCAATATGACGGTGCAAGGCGCGCATAAACACGGCAAGTGGGTAGGTGTATGCGGTGGTATCGCGTCTGATCCAATGGCAATTCCATTATTGCTGGGTATCGGTGTGGATGAATTGTCGGCCAGCGTGCCAACGATTCCTGCGATCAAAGCTTTGGTTCGCACTTTGGATAAAGCTGAATGCCAGAAATTGGCGGCTGAAGTATTGCAGCTAGGCACTGCCGCTGAAGTTCGTGCGCGCTTGTCGCAATTGGTTGATTAAGGAAAATTCAAATGGTAATGATGGTCATTGTGTTTCTGGCGGGCTTGATTATTGGTGTGGGTGTCGGTATGTCGATGCGTAAAGCCCCCGCTGCTCAGCCCGTTGTGCAGCAAGCGCCGGTGAAAGCGGTCGCACAAACAGCTACCTCAGACAGTGCGGTGCAGGCAGCATGGTTGCCAGCGCTGGGTGGTGCTGGCAATGTGAAAGAAGCTGAGGCTATTGCTGCAACTCGGGTGCGCGTGACATTGCTCGATGGCGCCAAGCTCAATGAGTCGGCTCTAAAGCAGGCCGGGGTGCAAGCCGTTGCGGCAATTAATGCGCAAGTGTTTCATTTGATTGTGGGTCCAAAAGTAGCCTGATCAGGAAAAAACCCACTCATTGCAGTGGGTTTTTTTTGATCTAGATCAAAATACCCATATGGGGTAAATCCCGCTAATCCTTTTACCTTATTGTTTGTAGTTACATACCCAAGATAGATTATTGGCATTGTTTTAAGAAATTCATAAGTTGGCCAATTGGTTCGACCGGAAACTCAGGAGAAAGTCGATGTTTAAAAATGCTTTTGCAGTGTTACAGCAAATTGGTAAAGCACTGATGCTGCCCGTTGCCGTCCTACCGGTGGCAGGTTTGTTATTGGGGATCGGTGCTTCTCATTTCTCATTCATTCCAACCATCGTCTCGCAATTGATGGAGGCGGGCGGGGGCGCAATTTTCGGGCATCTGCCTTTGATTTTTGCCATTGGTGTGGCATTGGGTTTAACTGAAAACGACGGTGTGGCGGCAATTGCTGCCAGTGTGGGCTTTGTAGTGCTCTTGGCCACGATGGGCGTGATGGCGCCGGTCATGGGTGTTGAGCCTGCGACCGTGA includes:
- the ptsP gene encoding phosphoenolpyruvate--protein phosphotransferase, with product MSSNPVTQIELKAPLSGVMVPLEKVPDPVFAQKMVGDGISIDPTSNVLLAPLTGKVTQLHSAKHAVTITAPCGIEVLMHIGLDTVMLKGHGFTAKVKEGDIVDVGQPLIEFDMDLVARKAVSLLTQIVITNSDQVSQFTPATGLVQAGKNTALTLQLAAGAAAATATTGPSGEAYSDPIKVPNHTGLHARPSAVLVNAAKTYQSDIKLVRAGSEANAKSVVAIMGLEVQHGDEIRVRAAGPDAAAAVKALSELIQTGCGEDIGGPVPKNKPAPLNIKTAKPQPKSTDPNVLSGVSASPGLAVGNVFHVKQEEISVVEKGEDQHVEKRRLDKALKDAHLQLESLKAEISDASKAEIFAAHQELLEDPDLLAIAIANIGKDKSAAFAWKVAFNTYADKLAGLKNEVLAGRANDIRDVGRRVLRLIAGIEEAAMVVPENAILIAEELTPSDTASMDRTKVLGFCTTGGGATSHVAILARSLNIPAICGIDEDVMQLANGTPVILDGTRGTLRKNPSTAEVAAIREKQATQATKRAAEMAAAFEPAVTKDGTHVEVVANIGGLDDAVEGVKLGSEGVGLLRSEFLYLERTDAPTEEEQSQIYIDIAKALGNDKTFVVRTLDVGGDKPLAYLPMPVEENPFLGIRGVRLCLAEPEILHTQVRAVLRSAPYSKLAIMFPMITSLEEVREVKRVVAEEKAALGITQDVQVGIMVEVPATAVMAEQFAREVDFFSIGTNDLTQYTLAMDRGHPKLAKQADVMHPGVLNLINMTVQGAHKHGKWVGVCGGIASDPMAIPLLLGIGVDELSASVPTIPAIKALVRTLDKAECQKLAAEVLQLGTAAEVRARLSQLVD
- a CDS encoding PTS transporter subunit EIIB: MVMMVIVFLAGLIIGVGVGMSMRKAPAAQPVVQQAPVKAVAQTATSDSAVQAAWLPALGGAGNVKEAEAIAATRVRVTLLDGAKLNESALKQAGVQAVAAINAQVFHLIVGPKVA